The genomic window AAATTTGGTCTGGCAGCCTCCCCGGTCCAGTTAAAAGACCGGTTGATGATTCTGATCGATGATGAAGGCCCCTCCTGTCTGACTGCGATCAGTAAAGCTGATGGTAAGACTCTGTGGAAAACGAATCGCAAAAGTCGGGTCAGCTGGAGTTCTCCCATGCTGGTTCCCTTCGACGATTCGGTTCAGGTGGTCTGCAGTTCCGCGGGGAGTCTGGATGGATACGATCCTCAGAGTGGAAAGTTGTTATGGAGTTTTAACAAAGTGGGGGGGAATGACAAGACAACTCCGCTACCTGTCGGGCAGGGGGCGTTCCTGGTGGGGGCCTCACCTGGACGCTCAGGAGAAAATAACGATTTGGCGAAAAAGTCCAATGGACTCTTTGTCGTAAAGCAGAGTGGTAAGGAGTGGATTCCCCAATATGGCTGGACGAACCCCGGTCCCGTTCCTTCCTGGGCATCGCCGATGATGTATCGTGGATATGCGTACTGGGTCAATCGTGTGGGAGTGGTATATTGCCTGGACATTAACAATGGACAGGTGGCTTATACGGAACGGCTGAAGCAATCCTGCTGGGCGACTCCTGTAGGGGTGGGAGATGATGTTTACTTTTTTGGTAAAGACGGGATCACCACAGTTCTCAAATCTGGAGCCACGTTTGAAGTTGTCGCAGAAAACAGACTGTGGACAGACGATGCGCCTCCTGTAAATCAGGTACCTTCCGCTGAAGAAGAATCAGAGGACCGCCGCCGTTCCGCGGCCCTGTTTGCCCGACCGACTGTCTATGGCGTCGCGCTAGTGAAGGACTATCTGGTACTCAGGACAGGCAGTCAGCTGTTCTGTATTCAATCACCGCTTTTAGCCTCATTAGATTGATCGTGGGAATATCAATCGGGACGCCAGCAGTCTCAGGTTCATGATCAGTTCGGACTGGTAGAAGTGAAGGTTCGAATCAGGACTGAAGTACCACCGTCAAGATTGTAACAACATGCTGGCGCCGATAGTCACGTCAATAAAAACTCTTTCCTGAAGATCTGAACCAATCAAATGGCGCTTGTGAAATGACAAAAAAGAAAAAAAGTTCCCCCGGGAAAAAAATGAAGAATCCAGCGACCAAAGTGAAACGAAGTCTTGGTACAGAACTCTTTCTGGGATTTCTGGGCTGCGTGGCTTTGTTCTATATCCTGATTATCGTCTATCACTTTTCCACACCCATGCAGCGGGCAGAGGCAACAGAGCCGGACTGGCTGGAGCAGTGCCGGCTGTTCTGTGCTGAATATGGGCTTGTCTCTACGGGAGATATCAAAAAAGATGCAGAGGCTTACCTGGAAGTAACAAACAGGGAAACGCTGTCTGCGTCATTGAACGAGATTCTGTCTGATTCTCAATTTGACAAAGCGGAAACACAACAACATCCATTTCTGCATCGACAGGGGACCGACTTCATTTTACCGGATGTGGAAGGGCAAGCGGTATCACTGGAGTCCTTCAGGCTCAAGAAACCTGTCATTTTAGTTTTCTACTATGGCTATTACTGCAGTCACTGTGTCGCTCAACTGTTTGCTCTGGAAAAAGACCTCGCGTATTTCCATGAGATGGGGGCCGAGGTGATTGCAATCAGTGCTGATTCGAGTGAGTCCACGCAAGAGAAGTTTGGAAAATATGGGAGTTTCAGCTTTCCCGTCTTATCCGATCATGATTATCGAATTTCAGAAGCATGGGGTGTTTACACCCGCCCCTCTCAGGAGCAGGCCGCAGATTTATTGCATGGAACGTTCGTCATCAACCAGGCAGGTGAAGTGGTCTTTGCAAATCGTGGCCATCAGCCATTTGTGGATAACAAATCGCTTCTCCACTGGCTGGCAGAACTCAAGCGGGAATCAGCAA from Gimesia sp. includes these protein-coding regions:
- a CDS encoding PQQ-binding-like beta-propeller repeat protein; protein product: MRLQIVLTLLLLFSSALSAQDRWPGFLGVGASSISASSIPTEWAPDKNLAWQVAIPGYGQSSPVIWGERVFVTSVEGENKEILHVVCYSLRTGKLLWKHSQSSTFPEKNSVYISRAAPTPVVDADGIYAYFESGDIVSLTHTGQHNWSVSLKERFGAPQNKFGLAASPVQLKDRLMILIDDEGPSCLTAISKADGKTLWKTNRKSRVSWSSPMLVPFDDSVQVVCSSAGSLDGYDPQSGKLLWSFNKVGGNDKTTPLPVGQGAFLVGASPGRSGENNDLAKKSNGLFVVKQSGKEWIPQYGWTNPGPVPSWASPMMYRGYAYWVNRVGVVYCLDINNGQVAYTERLKQSCWATPVGVGDDVYFFGKDGITTVLKSGATFEVVAENRLWTDDAPPVNQVPSAEEESEDRRRSAALFARPTVYGVALVKDYLVLRTGSQLFCIQSPLLASLD
- a CDS encoding redoxin domain-containing protein, with the protein product MKNPATKVKRSLGTELFLGFLGCVALFYILIIVYHFSTPMQRAEATEPDWLEQCRLFCAEYGLVSTGDIKKDAEAYLEVTNRETLSASLNEILSDSQFDKAETQQHPFLHRQGTDFILPDVEGQAVSLESFRLKKPVILVFYYGYYCSHCVAQLFALEKDLAYFHEMGAEVIAISADSSESTQEKFGKYGSFSFPVLSDHDYRISEAWGVYTRPSQEQAADLLHGTFVINQAGEVVFANRGHQPFVDNKSLLHWLAELKRESATQVADTSGDAT